From the genome of Parazoarcus communis, one region includes:
- a CDS encoding nucleotide pyrophosphohydrolase → MSKDALHEVRDSLRRFAEERDWGQFHTPKNLAMALAGEAGEVIEHFQWLSAEQSAALDDRTREEVALELADVMLYLVRLADVLEVDLADAARRKLAINAERYPADKARGRSDKYHRL, encoded by the coding sequence ATGAGCAAGGACGCGTTGCACGAGGTGCGGGACAGCCTGCGCCGTTTTGCGGAGGAGCGTGACTGGGGGCAGTTTCACACCCCCAAGAACCTGGCGATGGCGCTGGCGGGAGAGGCCGGCGAAGTGATCGAGCACTTTCAGTGGCTGAGTGCTGAGCAGTCGGCGGCGCTCGACGACAGGACGCGGGAAGAGGTCGCCCTCGAACTCGCGGACGTGATGCTCTACCTCGTCCGCCTGGCTGACGTGCTTGAGGTGGATCTGGCCGATGCTGCACGCCGCAAGCTGGCGATCAATGCCGAGCGCTACCCGGCAGACAAGGCCCGCGGGCGTTCCGACAAGTACCACCGCCTCTGA
- a CDS encoding DUF3301 domain-containing protein — protein sequence MSIAELSALSLLGLLAWFWFDSLKARETGIAAARNACEREGVQLLDETVAGRSLRLARDEDGRMAIRRAYDFEYSGSGFDRYRGSVVLLGREVTMLDITEHRSTVRQLFP from the coding sequence ATGTCCATTGCTGAACTCTCCGCGCTGTCGCTGCTGGGCCTGCTGGCCTGGTTCTGGTTCGACAGCCTAAAGGCGCGCGAAACGGGTATTGCCGCTGCGCGCAATGCGTGCGAGCGCGAAGGGGTGCAACTGCTCGACGAGACCGTCGCCGGCCGCTCACTGCGGCTTGCGCGCGACGAAGACGGACGCATGGCGATACGGCGTGCGTACGACTTCGAGTATTCCGGGTCGGGCTTCGATCGTTACCGGGGGTCTGTCGTGCTGCTCGGGCGCGAGGTGACGATGCTGGACATCACCGAGCACCGCAGCACGGTGCGCCAGCTCTTTCCCTGA
- the folE gene encoding GTP cyclohydrolase I FolE — translation MNQDLEHDAGHEHVPAPHPRSIGIPRTGSFDAPAFEQAITDLLRASGITPDSSHTGRTAQRVRELWQKRLLGGYELDPAEALGDGFEDERRDMVVVRGIAIHGVCPHHLVPFRGYAHVGYVPGGRLHGFGRIARLVDAIGHRFTYQEWMTRDIVDALIRHGHAAGAACVIEAEQLCLLLGEDRRGDERVITQAFAGSFEQSPQLRNEFLRAIDHTMR, via the coding sequence ATGAATCAGGACCTAGAACACGACGCAGGGCACGAGCACGTGCCGGCGCCGCATCCACGCAGCATCGGCATCCCGCGCACGGGAAGCTTTGATGCGCCTGCATTCGAGCAGGCGATTACGGATCTGTTGCGCGCCAGTGGCATCACGCCCGACTCGAGCCACACCGGGCGCACCGCGCAGCGCGTGCGCGAACTGTGGCAAAAACGACTGCTTGGCGGCTATGAACTCGACCCCGCCGAGGCCCTCGGCGACGGGTTCGAAGACGAACGGCGGGACATGGTCGTCGTGCGCGGCATTGCCATTCATGGCGTCTGCCCTCACCACCTGGTGCCGTTCCGCGGCTACGCCCATGTCGGCTATGTGCCGGGCGGGCGGCTACATGGATTCGGCCGCATCGCGCGACTGGTGGACGCCATTGGCCACCGTTTCACTTACCAGGAATGGATGACGCGCGACATCGTCGACGCCCTCATCAGGCACGGCCACGCGGCGGGAGCGGCCTGCGTGATCGAGGCCGAGCAATTGTGTCTGCTGCTCGGAGAAGATCGCCGCGGCGACGAGCGCGTCATCACCCAGGCCTTTGCCGGCAGCTTCGAGCAGTCACCCCAGTTGCGCAACGAGTTCCTGCGCGCCATCGACCACACGATGCGCTGA
- a CDS encoding inorganic phosphate transporter, with protein MDLKNINDIERATAHGRSELFRIGIAFLFIVGVMLYTAIRGQGEGSMVLVIAAMIGGYMAMNIGANDVANNVGPAVGSKALTLGGALVIAAIFEAAGALIAGGEVVGTIRSGIINPDMLHDSAETFIWVMLAALLAGALWLNFATAVGAPVSTTHSIVGAVLGAGVAARGFDIVNWSSMSAIASSWVISPVLGGLVAAFFLYVIKRSITYQADMAAAARKMVPLLIGFMAWSFGAYLLLKGLGKVWKLSFIEALIYSFGFAVIVFGVVRHRASREVHVIANTKSGVNKLFTMPLIFAAALLSFAHGSNDVANAVGPLAAIVDVITSGGVINDKAAIPLWVMGVGAAGIALGLALFGPKVIRTVGTEITELDQMRAYCIAMAATITVIVASQLGLPVSSTHIAVGGVFGVGFLREYLKSNYDRMMAEIKAHHPEGDQAAIDAFLVLFNKASVDEKGDMLRDLKLRSKRREDPANFSKVERKGLRKVYKRQLVKRSQLIRIAAAWVITVPASALMAALIFYMIRGMMIS; from the coding sequence ATGGATCTCAAAAATATCAACGACATAGAGCGCGCCACGGCGCACGGTCGCAGCGAGCTGTTCAGGATTGGCATTGCCTTCCTCTTTATCGTCGGCGTGATGCTGTACACCGCGATACGCGGCCAGGGCGAAGGCAGCATGGTGCTGGTGATCGCAGCGATGATCGGCGGCTATATGGCGATGAACATCGGCGCCAACGACGTCGCCAACAACGTCGGCCCTGCGGTCGGCTCCAAGGCCTTGACGCTCGGCGGCGCGCTGGTGATTGCCGCAATCTTCGAGGCTGCGGGCGCCCTGATCGCCGGTGGCGAAGTGGTTGGCACCATCCGCAGCGGCATCATCAATCCGGACATGCTGCACGACTCCGCCGAGACCTTCATCTGGGTCATGCTCGCAGCCTTGCTCGCAGGGGCGCTGTGGCTGAACTTTGCCACCGCAGTGGGGGCACCGGTCTCGACCACGCACTCCATCGTCGGCGCCGTGCTCGGTGCCGGTGTGGCAGCGAGGGGCTTCGATATCGTCAATTGGAGCTCGATGTCGGCCATCGCATCGAGCTGGGTGATCTCGCCCGTGCTCGGCGGTCTGGTCGCTGCTTTTTTTCTTTACGTGATCAAGCGCAGCATCACCTATCAGGCCGACATGGCCGCCGCTGCGCGCAAGATGGTGCCGCTGCTGATCGGCTTCATGGCGTGGAGTTTCGGCGCCTACCTGTTGCTCAAGGGGCTTGGCAAGGTCTGGAAGCTGAGTTTCATCGAGGCGCTGATCTACAGTTTCGGCTTTGCCGTCATCGTTTTCGGTGTCGTGCGTCATCGCGCGAGTCGTGAAGTCCACGTGATCGCCAACACCAAGAGTGGTGTGAACAAGCTGTTTACGATGCCGCTGATTTTCGCTGCGGCATTGCTGAGCTTCGCGCATGGTTCGAACGACGTCGCCAACGCGGTCGGGCCGCTGGCTGCCATTGTCGATGTGATCACGTCGGGTGGCGTGATCAACGACAAGGCTGCCATTCCCTTGTGGGTGATGGGGGTGGGCGCTGCCGGCATCGCGCTCGGGCTTGCGCTGTTCGGTCCCAAGGTCATCCGCACTGTGGGGACGGAGATCACCGAGCTTGATCAGATGCGCGCCTACTGCATCGCGATGGCGGCGACCATCACCGTGATCGTCGCCAGCCAGCTCGGCCTGCCCGTCAGCTCGACCCATATTGCGGTGGGAGGCGTGTTCGGCGTCGGTTTCTTGCGTGAGTACCTGAAGAGCAACTACGACCGCATGATGGCCGAGATCAAGGCGCACCACCCGGAAGGCGACCAGGCTGCCATCGACGCTTTCCTCGTGCTGTTCAACAAGGCCTCGGTTGATGAGAAGGGCGACATGCTGCGGGACCTCAAGCTGCGCTCCAAGCGTCGCGAGGACCCAGCCAACTTCTCCAAGGTCGAGCGCAAGGGCTTGCGCAAGGTCTATAAACGGCAACTGGTGAAGCGCTCACAGCTCATCCGGATTGCTGCGGCCTGGGTGATTACGGTGCCGGCCTCGGCGCTGATGGCCGCGCTCATCTTCTACATGATCCGGGGCATGATGATCAGCTGA